The following are encoded together in the Glycine soja cultivar W05 chromosome 5, ASM419377v2, whole genome shotgun sequence genome:
- the LOC114413070 gene encoding pentatricopeptide repeat-containing protein At1g13040, mitochondrial-like yields MYQSCIGSHRLAYRSQISNLVKAGLINQAIHLFDQMTQSNCRVFSVDYNRFIGVLLRHSRLHLAHHFYRRHVIPRGFSLLPFTYSRFISALCSAPNNINLPLIHRLLLDMDALGFVPDIWAFNTYLNLLCRQNRLETALELFHSMPSKGRDPDVVSYTIIIDALCRAKRFDEAARVWRRLIDRGLNPDYKACVALVVGLCGGGRVDLAYELVVGVIKGGVKVNSLVYNALIDGFCRMGRVDKAMKIKAFMSRNGCVLDLVTYNTLLNYCCDEGMVDEAVRLVETMERSGVEPDLYSYNELLKGFCKANMVDRAYLMMVERMQTKGMCDVVSYNTVITAFCKARQTRRGYELFEEMCGKGIRPDMVTFNVLIDAFLREGSTHVVKKLLDEMTRMCVLPDCIFYTAVVDHLCKNGKVDVAHSVFCDMVENGVNPDVISYNALVNGFCKASRVMDAMCLFDELQSKGLYPDGVTYKLIVGGLIRGKKISLACRVWDQMMERGFTLDRHLSETLVIAIQSSDGTT; encoded by the coding sequence ATGTATCAGAGCTGCATTGGCTCACACCGCCTCGCATACCGCTCTCAGATATCGAACCTGGTCAAAGCCGGTCTCATCAACCAAGCCATCCACCTGTTCGACCAAATGACCCAATCAAATTGCCGCGTCTTCAGCGTCGACTACAACCGCTTCATTGGCGTCCTCCTCCGCCACTCCCGCCTCCACCTCGCCCACCACTTCTACCGCCGCCACGTCATCCCCCGCGGCTTCTCCCTCCTCCCCTTCACCTACTCCCGCTTCATCTCCGCCCTCTGCTCCGCCCCCAACAACATTAACCTCCCCCTCATCCACAGGCTCCTCCTCGACATGGACGCCCTCGGCTTCGTCCCCGACATTTGGGCCTTCAACACTTACCTCAACCTCTTATGCCGCCAAAATCGCTTAGAAACCGCCCTCGAACTCTTCCACTCCATGCCCTCCAAGGGAAGAGACCCCGACGTCGTTTCCTACACAATTATTATCGACGCGCTGTGCAGAGCTAAACGCTTTGACGAGGCTGCTAGGGTTTGGCGTCGTTTGATTGACAGAGGGTTGAACCCTGATTATAAAGCCTGTGTTGCTCTTGTTGTCGGGTTGTGCGGTGGGGGGCGCGTTGATTTGGCTTATGAGCTTGTTGTTGGTGTGATCAAGGGTGGGGTGAAGGTTAATAGCTTAGTTTACAATGCTTTGATTGATGGGTTTTGTAGGATGGGGAGGGTTGATAAGGCCATGAAGATCAAGGCGTTTATGAGCCGGAACGGGTGTGTGCTGGATTTGGTTACTTATAACACACTGTTGAATTACTGTTGTGATGAGGGGATGGTGGATGAGGCCGTGAGGTTGGTGGAGACCATGGAGAGGAGTGGGGTGGAGCCGGATTTGTATAGCTATAATGAGCTGTTGAAGGGTTTTTGCAAGGCAAATATGGTGGATAGGGCTTATTTGATGATGGTGGAGAGGATGCAGACCAAAGGGATGTGTGATGTTGTTTCGTATAATACTGTGATCACGGCGTTCTGTAAGGCACGCCAGACTAGGAGGGGCTATGAGTTGTTTGAGGAAATGTGCGGGAAGGGGATTAGGCCGGACATGGTGACATTTAATGTACTTATAGATGCATTTCTGAGGGAAGGAAGTACCCATGTGGTTAAGAAGCTGCTTGATGAAATGACAAGGATGTGTGTTCTTCCCGATTGTATATTCTATACGGCAGTAGTTGATCATCTGTGCAAGAATGGGAAGGTTGATGTGGCTCATAGTGTTTTTTGTGACATGGTTGAGAATGGGGTAAATCCAGATGTCATCTCTTACAATGCACTTGTAAATGGGTTTTGTAAGGCTTCTAGAGTTATGGATGCCATGTGCCTATTTGATGAACTGCAGAGCAAAGGTTTGTACCCTGATGGGGTAACTTACAAGTTGATAGTTGGAGGGCTTATAAGGGGAAAAAAGATTTCACTGGCCTGTAGGGTCTGGGATCAGATGATGGAGAGAGGTTTTACACTTGACAGACATCTCTCTGAGACTCTAGTCATTGCCATTCAATCAAGTGATGGCACAACATGA